One window of Sphingobacteriales bacterium genomic DNA carries:
- a CDS encoding class I SAM-dependent methyltransferase, which yields MKTYGFLKWGFLGAIATGLLAMLRFFWRKSKSPASKSAQHTSEDVRVFYNQYTDKFLEVYGQVIQAFRTKDVQKLLDYELKSMGLEAGQTLLDAGCGVCAPAIYFASQLPVRIEAVTISEVQASEAANAISHAGLEDKITVKTGDYHELDKLYPPETFDIVYFLESFGHAHHPEKVLQSAWKVLKPGGTLYIKDLFRKIAPYPALQEQIDAEIGKINAAYRYNVSDLNNILDIVRKIGYVIMSLNTIDIPLEDFENLTISNDFQELTGVGKITNWEEYVFPIDFFELKCYKPLHDLSQGAGRYFLQNLYYMQIEHRKPQDL from the coding sequence ATGAAAACTTACGGTTTCCTTAAATGGGGCTTTTTGGGTGCAATAGCTACAGGGTTATTGGCGATGCTCCGTTTCTTTTGGCGGAAATCAAAATCACCTGCCTCTAAGTCAGCTCAGCATACCTCCGAAGATGTGCGTGTTTTTTACAACCAATACACCGATAAGTTTCTCGAGGTCTATGGTCAGGTTATTCAAGCCTTCAGAACCAAGGATGTTCAAAAACTATTGGATTATGAGCTTAAAAGTATGGGACTTGAAGCGGGACAGACCCTCTTGGATGCAGGATGTGGAGTCTGTGCTCCTGCAATCTATTTTGCAAGCCAATTGCCTGTGCGAATCGAAGCAGTTACCATTTCCGAAGTACAGGCCTCAGAGGCTGCCAATGCAATTTCCCATGCAGGACTGGAAGATAAGATTACAGTTAAAACTGGCGATTACCACGAATTGGATAAACTTTATCCACCCGAAACTTTCGATATCGTTTATTTTTTGGAGTCTTTCGGACATGCTCACCACCCTGAAAAAGTCTTACAATCAGCATGGAAAGTGTTAAAGCCGGGAGGGACTTTGTATATCAAGGATTTGTTCAGAAAGATAGCTCCTTACCCTGCATTACAGGAACAAATAGATGCTGAAATAGGCAAAATCAACGCCGCATACCGGTACAATGTATCTGATTTGAATAATATTTTAGACATAGTCCGCAAAATTGGCTATGTAATTATGTCGCTCAATACTATTGACATCCCGTTAGAGGATTTCGAAAACCTGACTATTTCCAACGATTTTCAGGAATTGACGGGTGTCGGAAAAATCACCAATTGGGAGGAGTATGTATTTCCCATTGACTTTTTTGAACTCAAATGTTACAAACCTTTGCATGATCTGAGTCAAGGTGCCGGACGTTATTTCCTTCAAAATCTCTATTACATGCAGATAGAGCATCGCAAACCGCAGGACTTATGA
- a CDS encoding ABC transporter ATP-binding protein: MTSNRITPNERLLIAAGLGKTYYKDGRSGEGFNALKDVSFTLQSGDVLGIIGRNGAGKSTLLQILSRIVSPDRGEVRYQGKIAAVLDVGTGFHPELSGRENIFLSGVLMGMTKEYIRSSFDEILAFSGIASFIDTPVKHYSSGMYVRLAFSIAAFLEADILLFDEVLAVGDMEFRLKVYERLKTLAKSGVIVVMAGHDLGQISQLCTRCLWLHEGTVLSDDLPSLVIEQYMESFLWEAMGYGALPPKEFAGKPAPSVRQWQPNEAPGNEIFRLYSATLQATTNNPALLNRIEMDMDFELKLTYEKLQSGYSTSFYISVFHVSGNPVLSSVNQLETIDTEAGIYEVSCHFPSGLFNHGLYYIDVWVGDEARRFTLEFKQVIFFRISCLPELENTPWRDVHAHIRPNLVWHWKKKQENR; the protein is encoded by the coding sequence ATGACCTCAAACCGCATCACCCCCAATGAACGCTTGCTGATTGCCGCCGGATTGGGAAAAACATATTACAAGGATGGTCGCTCGGGTGAAGGATTTAATGCGTTGAAAGATGTCAGCTTCACCCTACAATCAGGAGATGTGTTGGGCATCATTGGCCGGAACGGTGCCGGAAAAAGCACTTTGCTGCAAATCCTGAGCCGGATTGTATCACCGGACAGGGGAGAGGTGAGGTATCAGGGTAAGATAGCCGCTGTATTGGATGTCGGTACCGGATTTCATCCCGAACTTTCCGGCCGGGAGAATATATTTCTGAGTGGCGTTCTTATGGGCATGACCAAAGAATATATCCGAAGCAGCTTTGACGAAATTCTGGCATTTAGCGGGATAGCTTCATTTATTGATACTCCTGTCAAACACTATTCCAGCGGGATGTATGTCCGCCTTGCATTTTCTATCGCTGCTTTTTTAGAAGCAGATATTCTTTTGTTTGACGAGGTGCTTGCTGTTGGCGATATGGAGTTCAGGCTCAAAGTATATGAACGGTTAAAAACTCTGGCAAAATCAGGGGTCATTGTAGTAATGGCAGGGCATGACCTTGGTCAGATTTCGCAACTTTGTACCCGTTGTTTATGGCTGCATGAAGGTACAGTATTGTCAGACGATTTACCTTCTTTGGTAATTGAACAATACATGGAAAGTTTTCTATGGGAGGCTATGGGTTATGGTGCGCTTCCGCCAAAAGAATTTGCCGGCAAACCTGCCCCGTCTGTCCGGCAATGGCAACCCAACGAAGCACCGGGAAATGAAATTTTCCGCCTCTATTCCGCAACTTTGCAAGCAACAACAAACAATCCTGCATTGCTGAACCGAATAGAAATGGACATGGACTTTGAACTGAAGCTGACCTACGAAAAATTGCAATCCGGCTATTCTACAAGCTTTTATATATCGGTCTTTCATGTTTCCGGAAATCCGGTATTATCATCAGTTAATCAATTAGAAACCATTGATACGGAAGCCGGAATCTATGAGGTGAGTTGCCATTTTCCTTCCGGATTGTTCAATCACGGGTTGTATTATATAGATGTTTGGGTAGGAGATGAAGCCCGAAGGTTTACCTTAGAATTTAAACAGGTGATATTTTTCAGAATCTCTTGTCTGCCCGAATTAGAAAATACCCCTTGGAGGGATGTTCATGCACATATCCGCCCCAATTTGGTGTGGCACTGGAAAAAGAAACAGGAGAACCGATAA
- the purB gene encoding adenylosuccinate lyase: MIFAISPLDGRYIASVSELSPFFSEFALMRYRVRVEIEYFIALCQLPLPALQGVSHRDFVHLRSLYEQFSEADAHRIKEIERKVNHDVKAVEYLIKEKMEDMGLGAVKEFVHFGLTSQDINNTATPLMLKEALEQIYYPMLDKVFQYLKQKSTEWLDMPMLSRTHGQPASPTLLGKELMVFCERLQIQCTLLRQIPFNAKFGGAVGNFNAHQVAYPQIGWLRFADDFVAGLGMSRSQYTTQIEHYDNLSAVFDSLARINTILIDLCRDMWSYISMDYFKQAIVEGEVGSSTMPHKVNPIDFENAEGNFGIANALFGHLSAKLPVSRLQRDLTDSTVLRNIGVPVGHTLLALKNLFKGLNKLRLNRTALETDLKQHWEVVTEGIQTILRREGYPNPYEALKALSRTHEQITQQSIHEFIDGLDINEQIRNELKQITPFNYTGVILRPL; this comes from the coding sequence ATGATATTTGCCATATCCCCATTAGATGGCCGATATATTGCTTCTGTAAGCGAGTTAAGCCCTTTTTTTTCTGAGTTTGCACTAATGCGCTATCGGGTCAGGGTCGAAATCGAATATTTTATAGCCTTATGCCAACTGCCTTTGCCGGCTTTGCAAGGAGTTTCACATCGTGATTTCGTACACTTAAGAAGCCTGTATGAGCAATTTTCGGAAGCAGACGCACATCGCATTAAAGAAATAGAGCGAAAGGTAAATCATGATGTCAAAGCTGTGGAATATCTGATTAAAGAAAAAATGGAGGATATGGGATTGGGTGCGGTCAAAGAGTTTGTTCATTTCGGACTGACCTCTCAGGATATCAACAATACTGCTACGCCTCTGATGCTCAAAGAAGCTTTGGAACAGATATATTATCCTATGTTGGACAAAGTTTTTCAATATCTGAAACAAAAGTCAACTGAATGGTTAGACATGCCTATGCTGTCCCGAACTCATGGTCAGCCCGCATCACCCACTTTGTTGGGCAAAGAGTTGATGGTGTTTTGTGAAAGGTTGCAAATTCAATGTACCCTTTTGCGCCAAATACCTTTTAATGCCAAATTTGGAGGAGCAGTAGGTAATTTTAATGCTCATCAGGTTGCCTACCCTCAAATAGGTTGGCTCAGATTTGCAGACGATTTTGTGGCCGGGTTGGGCATGTCGCGCAGTCAATACACCACACAAATAGAACATTACGACAACCTGAGCGCGGTATTTGATTCTCTCGCCCGAATCAATACCATTTTAATAGACCTCTGCCGCGATATGTGGTCGTATATCTCGATGGATTACTTCAAACAAGCCATTGTTGAGGGAGAAGTTGGTTCTTCTACCATGCCTCATAAGGTCAATCCTATTGACTTTGAAAACGCTGAGGGAAATTTTGGAATTGCCAATGCGCTGTTCGGGCATTTGTCGGCAAAACTGCCGGTTTCAAGATTGCAACGAGACCTGACCGACTCTACCGTTCTGCGCAATATCGGCGTTCCGGTAGGGCATACTCTTTTAGCTCTCAAAAATCTGTTTAAAGGATTGAATAAGCTGCGGTTGAATCGCACCGCTTTGGAAACCGACCTGAAACAACACTGGGAAGTTGTAACCGAAGGCATACAAACCATCTTGCGCCGCGAGGGATACCCCAATCCTTACGAAGCACTCAAAGCTTTGAGCCGCACACACGAACAGATCACACAACAGTCCATCCACGAATTTATAGATGGGTTAGACATTAACGAACAAATCCGGAACGAATTGAAACAAATCACACCCTTCAATTATACCGGTGTAATATTAAGACCTTTATGA
- a CDS encoding phytanoyl-CoA dioxygenase family protein has translation MIRPYFKDSGLEQAFFENGYMVIPFLETEELIQLKELYNRYMPNETEGLYASSLFNSAEVNRKVNQTICNIMQSATRRYCEAGKLLGGSFLVKSPVNTSNLPLHQDWNIVDEQVFASAMLWCPLQDTDESNGTMYVLPNSHRFFVNFRSGAMPSKRILATEDLLPYLKTINVKAGEALVYHPALFHGSHPNRSDKLRIVAAGSTVHADATLLYYHLNSENKAIEVYRAAEDFYLNEIHLLELGKIPENTELLQTFQAENPSPDAEDLLIKLNPNYKKMVKQEIPISRQYPGSGKRFWSKLQNFFKLN, from the coding sequence ATGATCAGACCATATTTTAAAGACTCCGGGTTGGAACAGGCTTTCTTCGAAAACGGATATATGGTTATTCCGTTTTTAGAAACAGAAGAGCTGATACAGTTGAAGGAGTTGTATAATCGGTATATGCCCAATGAAACAGAAGGTCTTTATGCGAGCAGTCTGTTTAATTCTGCAGAGGTTAACCGCAAAGTCAATCAAACCATCTGCAATATTATGCAATCAGCAACCCGCAGATATTGTGAGGCGGGTAAGTTGTTAGGCGGCTCTTTTTTGGTAAAATCTCCGGTCAATACCTCAAATCTGCCTTTGCATCAGGATTGGAATATCGTGGACGAGCAGGTTTTTGCCTCTGCCATGCTTTGGTGTCCGTTACAAGATACAGATGAAAGCAATGGAACCATGTATGTATTGCCGAATAGTCATCGCTTTTTTGTCAATTTCCGTTCCGGGGCCATGCCCAGCAAACGAATATTGGCTACTGAGGATTTGTTGCCTTATTTAAAGACAATCAATGTCAAAGCCGGTGAAGCATTGGTCTATCACCCCGCTTTGTTTCATGGTTCACACCCCAACCGCTCCGACAAACTGCGAATCGTTGCAGCCGGTTCAACGGTTCATGCAGATGCTACACTATTGTATTATCACTTAAATTCTGAAAACAAAGCGATAGAAGTCTATCGGGCTGCCGAAGATTTTTACCTCAACGAAATTCACTTACTGGAGTTGGGTAAAATTCCCGAAAACACGGAACTTCTCCAAACTTTTCAGGCTGAAAACCCTTCACCGGATGCTGAAGATCTCCTCATTAAACTAAATCCGAACTATAAAAAAATGGTAAAGCAGGAAATACCTATTTCCAGGCAATACCCTGGTTCGGGCAAGCGATTTTGGTCAAAGCTGCAAAACTTTTTCAAACTAAACTAA
- a CDS encoding UbiA family prenyltransferase — MTNLLQISQSIFKTRIHVAVICFFLYHNIIYYYLNNNAEPIHLPVLLAFAIWNLALYLFDRAYDYNKDIITDAQDALSNRQARWGIKIALALTLFPIGLLLCFQYPVLPYLFFIPLTFLYTLPLTKHNIRVKNLFFIKNLYSAIFIWTLPLVVILRYYQGYPQSVPQLLFENYYFLVFVLMGEIIWDFKDVAADKAHKVQTLPVVLGFSTTRIILFLMLTVNCTLFYLQTGYINYPVVAFFLLFIFFAKETTPVWCYHLPLLLVIADNVWKFIKFRG; from the coding sequence ATGACCAACCTCCTGCAAATCTCGCAAAGTATATTCAAAACCCGGATACACGTTGCCGTAATATGCTTTTTCCTATACCACAACATTATCTACTATTATCTGAACAACAATGCAGAACCCATTCATCTGCCTGTTTTGTTGGCTTTTGCTATCTGGAATCTGGCACTCTATCTGTTCGACAGGGCTTATGACTATAACAAAGACATTATAACCGATGCTCAAGATGCGCTCTCCAACCGTCAGGCACGATGGGGGATTAAAATAGCCCTTGCTTTAACCCTTTTCCCCATCGGTTTACTTCTCTGTTTCCAATATCCCGTTCTACCCTACCTCTTTTTCATCCCGCTTACCTTTCTCTACACCCTTCCGCTCACGAAGCATAATATCCGGGTTAAAAACCTTTTCTTCATCAAAAACCTTTACTCGGCGATTTTTATATGGACGCTACCCCTTGTTGTCATTCTTCGATACTATCAGGGGTATCCGCAATCCGTACCCCAACTCTTATTTGAAAACTATTACTTTCTGGTTTTTGTGTTGATGGGTGAAATTATTTGGGATTTTAAAGACGTAGCGGCAGACAAAGCCCACAAGGTACAAACCCTGCCCGTTGTTCTGGGATTTTCGACAACGAGAATTATTTTGTTTTTAATGCTGACCGTCAATTGCACCTTATTTTACCTCCAAACAGGTTATATCAATTACCCTGTTGTCGCATTTTTCCTGCTCTTTATCTTTTTTGCCAAGGAAACTACCCCCGTTTGGTGTTACCACCTGCCGTTGCTGCTCGTGATTGCCGACAATGTTTGGAAGTTTATAAAGTTCAGAGGGTAA
- a CDS encoding right-handed parallel beta-helix repeat-containing protein — protein sequence MKKLIFLIALPLVVQAGVICVDNDNASVQNGSSTYPYSSIQTAITNATGNDTIKVAAGNYGQIDNLGKSLVILGGYQGGTPSSYSNGTGGNFTVRTPDPTLTVISGGAGNIGVKLTRFDENPFSFVFDNFTVSNSLKGVVCDTEVSWPHVENVTISNNIIENNGQPGVTTYGAGLLVAGLNHLVSNNIIRNNHGGRGPGICRNGVPDFLVIEGNLIENNTGYDDHAGGIYLDGDVTIRNNIISGNYLQNSYGWGGGVLILGTAHLSYNVIKNNFCPSYGAAVFVDEGGTAYMDNELIYGNHTSYTDWGGAGVALDYGDPGSSYVYMTNCTIANNYSPGSSEGNAVFVDGSSFCTLKNCIMYGNGDDFFVTTGSELTATYTLSQEGITGQGNFSADPLFVDALNEDFHLKSLGGRYDPTAEDWVIDDVHSPAIDAGDPASAYDNEPQPNGSRINLGSYGNTYFSSKSLPVSVQEHLLNEGNPGVSVYPNPSYGFITLNVNFMSFQYGILTLFNAAGEQVYHAFISDSQTDIALSLTKGMYFYEITDENYLIGSGKLFIR from the coding sequence ATGAAAAAGCTAATCTTTCTTATCGCTCTACCGCTTGTAGTTCAAGCCGGCGTTATTTGCGTTGACAACGATAATGCCTCTGTTCAAAACGGAAGCAGTACTTATCCTTACTCTTCCATACAAACAGCGATTACCAATGCAACCGGAAACGATACCATCAAAGTAGCTGCCGGCAACTATGGTCAGATAGACAATTTGGGAAAGTCCCTTGTTATTTTAGGAGGATATCAGGGCGGCACTCCATCTTCTTATTCAAACGGCACAGGCGGTAATTTTACTGTCCGTACTCCCGACCCGACATTGACCGTCATAAGCGGCGGAGCAGGAAACATTGGGGTCAAACTGACTCGTTTTGACGAAAATCCGTTCAGCTTTGTATTTGACAATTTTACCGTCAGTAACAGCCTGAAAGGAGTTGTTTGCGATACCGAAGTTTCATGGCCACATGTCGAAAATGTAACTATATCGAATAACATCATCGAAAACAACGGGCAGCCCGGAGTTACTACTTATGGTGCAGGATTATTGGTAGCCGGGCTAAATCATTTGGTGTCAAACAATATCATCCGAAACAATCACGGAGGCAGGGGCCCCGGAATTTGCAGGAACGGTGTGCCCGATTTTTTGGTAATAGAGGGTAATCTGATTGAAAACAATACCGGTTATGACGATCATGCAGGAGGGATATATCTTGATGGAGATGTTACCATCAGAAACAATATCATTTCGGGAAATTATTTACAAAACAGTTATGGTTGGGGTGGAGGAGTCTTGATTTTGGGAACAGCGCACCTGTCTTATAATGTGATTAAGAATAATTTTTGCCCGAGCTACGGTGCCGCCGTTTTTGTGGACGAGGGCGGAACTGCCTATATGGACAATGAGTTGATTTATGGCAACCACACTTCTTATACTGATTGGGGCGGTGCCGGCGTGGCGTTGGATTATGGCGATCCGGGGTCTTCTTATGTGTATATGACCAACTGCACAATTGCCAACAATTACTCTCCCGGCTCATCAGAGGGAAATGCCGTTTTTGTGGACGGAAGTTCATTTTGCACGTTAAAAAACTGCATTATGTATGGCAACGGTGATGATTTTTTTGTAACCACCGGAAGCGAACTAACCGCTACTTATACTTTAAGTCAGGAAGGGATTACGGGACAGGGAAATTTTTCGGCAGACCCGTTATTTGTTGATGCGCTGAATGAAGATTTTCATCTGAAGTCTCTGGGCGGAAGATACGATCCAACCGCAGAGGATTGGGTGATTGACGACGTTCACAGTCCGGCTATTGATGCCGGAGACCCCGCCTCTGCTTACGACAACGAACCTCAACCAAACGGAAGCAGAATTAATTTAGGAAGTTATGGCAATACTTATTTCTCTTCAAAATCATTACCGGTCTCTGTTCAGGAACATCTACTAAATGAAGGTAATCCGGGAGTTTCAGTTTATCCAAACCCATCTTACGGGTTCATTACCCTGAATGTCAATTTTATGTCTTTCCAATATGGAATTTTGACCTTGTTTAATGCAGCCGGCGAACAGGTGTATCATGCCTTTATTTCTGATTCTCAAACAGATATAGCCCTTTCCTTGACCAAAGGCATGTATTTTTATGAAATCACCGATGAAAACTACCTTATTGGCTCAGGTAAACTCTTCATTCGTTAG
- a CDS encoding lipase maturation factor family protein has product MVSYLFVMVGSVLQKIFEVSYNQRSAQWLVRLVGMVYLIALLPFTFQIKGLMGSEGLLPAANLLKTAFSQEGWLAWLHFPSLFWLFPTDTMLLVLVLLGGVGALGMVLNVLPHISSLMAWVCFVSILTIGGDFTIIIIDVFLAEVGFLVVLTAFCFRYLGYLPYLIAFLLKLLLFRLWFSMGMVKFYHPGESWVNFTFFHYFFPNQPMPTPLAWYFHKLPQAWFTFTIVVTFLVEMIVPFFVFGVRIFRFIALLSFTAITLLIMLSGNYGYFNVLSIALSVVLLHDKDFGTRLSNQEPVPYRFDGGGVRWVVGRLVLVVGLFVGTMQMVYLIFLFTPQMHNPQNHLSYPFYFEGSKNLPRPVNWVNNIYRLGANFRLSSPYGVFKDMTRFRVELRFEGSRDGVIWLPYTFRYVPSGVSQKLRFFAPYYPRIDHLMYYETIGVGAYNANPLPPHYAPQNLLNPYYTKDNAWICRFVEALHHQKKEVVSLLEKNPFADRSPAFIRVEVYALRFTTTAEKEVSGKWWMDKHLFTAYNKAEGSDCMPMVELQDLYSRYARGDFEF; this is encoded by the coding sequence TTGGTTTCATATCTGTTTGTGATGGTAGGTTCTGTTTTACAAAAGATTTTTGAGGTTTCATACAATCAGCGATCGGCACAATGGTTGGTCAGGTTGGTGGGGATGGTGTATTTGATTGCGCTACTACCGTTTACCTTTCAGATAAAGGGGTTGATGGGTTCGGAGGGGTTATTGCCTGCTGCGAACTTATTGAAAACTGCATTTTCGCAGGAAGGTTGGTTGGCGTGGTTGCATTTCCCCAGTCTGTTTTGGCTGTTTCCGACCGATACCATGTTGTTGGTTTTGGTGTTGTTGGGAGGTGTCGGGGCTTTAGGGATGGTTTTAAATGTACTTCCGCATATCAGTTCCTTGATGGCATGGGTGTGTTTTGTTTCTATTCTCACCATCGGCGGCGATTTCACCATTATTATTATTGATGTTTTTTTGGCCGAAGTTGGTTTTTTAGTTGTATTGACTGCTTTTTGTTTTCGCTATCTCGGTTATCTGCCTTATCTGATAGCGTTTTTACTGAAACTCTTGTTGTTCCGTTTGTGGTTTTCGATGGGCATGGTGAAGTTTTACCACCCTGGCGAGAGTTGGGTAAATTTCACTTTTTTCCACTACTTTTTCCCCAATCAACCCATGCCCACCCCATTGGCATGGTATTTTCATAAATTGCCGCAGGCATGGTTTACCTTTACCATCGTTGTAACCTTTTTGGTCGAGATGATTGTGCCGTTTTTTGTTTTTGGAGTCCGTATTTTTCGATTTATCGCCTTGTTGAGTTTTACCGCAATTACCCTGCTAATTATGCTATCGGGCAATTATGGTTATTTTAATGTATTATCCATTGCCTTGAGTGTTGTGTTGCTGCACGATAAAGACTTTGGCACTCGGTTAAGCAATCAGGAACCTGTTCCTTATCGGTTCGATGGGGGAGGAGTGCGATGGGTGGTCGGTCGTTTGGTGTTGGTTGTTGGCCTTTTTGTTGGGACTATGCAAATGGTCTATCTCATTTTTCTGTTTACACCCCAAATGCACAATCCTCAAAACCATCTCAGCTATCCTTTTTATTTCGAGGGGTCGAAGAATTTACCAAGGCCGGTGAACTGGGTAAATAACATTTACCGCCTTGGGGCAAATTTCAGGTTATCAAGCCCTTACGGGGTTTTTAAAGACATGACCCGTTTCAGGGTAGAGTTGCGTTTTGAGGGCAGTCGAGATGGGGTTATTTGGTTGCCCTATACCTTTAGATATGTGCCTTCCGGTGTTTCTCAAAAGCTCCGGTTTTTTGCGCCTTACTATCCCCGTATTGACCATCTGATGTATTACGAAACAATAGGCGTGGGGGCGTACAATGCCAACCCGTTGCCGCCACATTACGCCCCGCAGAATTTGTTAAATCCCTATTATACAAAGGATAATGCGTGGATATGCCGCTTTGTAGAGGCACTGCATCATCAGAAAAAAGAAGTAGTTTCCCTTCTTGAAAAAAATCCTTTTGCCGACCGGTCGCCTGCTTTTATCAGGGTAGAAGTCTATGCCCTACGGTTTACCACAACTGCCGAAAAGGAAGTTTCCGGCAAGTGGTGGATGGATAAACATCTGTTTACTGCCTACAATAAAGCAGAGGGTTCCGACTGTATGCCGATGGTAGAATTACAGGATTTGTATTCGAGATATGCACGGGGGGATTTTGAATTTTAA
- a CDS encoding nucleotide sugar dehydrogenase has protein sequence MYGQLLRKERKIAVIGLGYVGLPIALEFARYFSVIGFDINRDRIFQMQQKIDPSREIAPEEFEGKDIEFTSQAEDLKQAHFFVIAVPTPVDQHKVPNLLPLLKASQTVGKALKAGDYVVYESTVYPGCTEEDCIPILEQFSGLQHITQFKTGYSPERINPGDKEHSLTKVVKVVSGCDEESLQTIAKVYETAITAGVHRAASIKVAEAAKVIENTQRDLNIALMNELSIIFSRMGINTYEVLEAARTKWNFLPFYPGLVGGHCIGVDPYYLTYKSTELGYKPEVILSGRRVNDFMSSHIAKRVVQLLIKAGKDIGKTKVLVMGVTFKENVSDIRNSKVAELVRELQSFSIQVDLTDPYANTDELFSEYDLHLTKQTTNDYDCIIVAVKHTQYQRMTEQDFLKLSAANGILIDIKGCFTQKPKLMTYWTL, from the coding sequence ATGTACGGGCAACTGCTGCGAAAAGAACGCAAAATTGCCGTTATCGGCTTAGGCTATGTGGGGTTGCCCATCGCCCTCGAATTTGCCAGATACTTTTCGGTCATAGGGTTTGACATTAACCGCGACCGCATTTTTCAAATGCAACAAAAAATTGACCCCAGCCGTGAAATAGCCCCCGAAGAGTTTGAAGGGAAAGATATCGAATTTACCAGTCAAGCCGAAGACCTGAAACAAGCCCACTTTTTTGTGATTGCCGTACCTACTCCGGTAGATCAACATAAAGTACCCAACCTACTTCCGTTGCTTAAAGCCTCTCAAACGGTTGGTAAAGCGTTGAAAGCAGGAGATTATGTAGTGTATGAGTCCACCGTCTATCCCGGCTGTACGGAGGAAGATTGCATTCCTATTTTGGAACAATTTTCAGGTTTGCAGCATATCACTCAGTTCAAAACCGGATATTCACCCGAACGCATCAATCCGGGTGACAAGGAGCATAGTCTGACCAAGGTGGTGAAAGTGGTTTCGGGATGTGATGAAGAATCCCTGCAAACCATCGCAAAGGTATATGAAACAGCTATTACAGCAGGTGTTCACCGTGCCGCTTCCATCAAAGTTGCCGAGGCTGCAAAAGTCATAGAAAACACACAACGCGATTTGAACATTGCGCTGATGAACGAACTCTCTATCATTTTTAGCCGGATGGGCATCAACACCTACGAAGTTTTGGAAGCAGCCCGCACAAAATGGAACTTTTTACCCTTTTACCCCGGGTTGGTAGGTGGCCATTGTATTGGTGTTGACCCCTACTATCTCACTTATAAATCTACCGAACTTGGCTATAAACCCGAAGTCATCCTAAGCGGCAGGCGGGTCAATGATTTTATGAGTTCTCATATCGCTAAGCGAGTGGTTCAATTGCTGATAAAGGCCGGTAAAGACATCGGTAAAACCAAAGTTTTGGTCATGGGCGTAACCTTCAAGGAAAATGTAAGCGATATCAGGAACTCTAAGGTGGCTGAATTAGTCAGAGAACTGCAATCTTTTTCTATTCAGGTGGATCTGACCGATCCCTATGCCAACACTGACGAACTGTTCAGCGAATATGACCTCCACCTGACCAAACAAACCACTAATGACTACGACTGTATCATTGTGGCGGTAAAACATACGCAATATCAACGGATGACTGAACAGGATTTCCTGAAACTCAGCGCTGCAAATGGCATTCTGATTGACATCAAAGGGTGTTTTACCCAAAAACCGAAGTTGATGACTTATTGGACACTGTAA